The Bradysia coprophila strain Holo2 unplaced genomic scaffold, BU_Bcop_v1 contig_732, whole genome shotgun sequence genome has a window encoding:
- the LOC119084263 gene encoding glucose-6-phosphate 1-dehydrogenase-like, protein MIDLMKVVSAVVLSLFVVAKCGFAVPLESNVVGGHRFGNDDDGSVYTIIVLGASGDLGKKLVYPALWTLFRENLLPKNVHIVGYARSDLSVEKIRKNVDPYVVDKTDGKKYDQFWSVVNRYVRGGYDADDDWIKLDAQLKELEKSAPKANRLYYMALPSTVYQQAIVPLKAHAMAKSGWTRIVFEKPFGEDSETSDILSAQIEKLFTEDQIYRMDHFLGKEVVQMLLGFRFGNTLFESIWDREHISAVLVELKEDFGTLGRGGYFDKAGIIRDVIQNHLLQVLTIIAMEKPRTTNADDIRNEKVKLLKAIPAIKLEDAILGQYVGNPNGTTDDERTGYLEDKTLKDQNSITSTYGLMSLNVENDRWRGVPFFLRCGKAINDHRAEIRIQFKKVADDIFHGQSKMNELVIRLYPDEAIRFHVNLKQPGFNDTLHPTQLNLVYNDKFPGAQIPESYERLIGEVLDGSQVNFVRSDELSEAWRIFTPLLHQIEKQHQKPYSYVFGSRGPSEADHFFVSHGFESDPDFTWDKP, encoded by the exons ATGATTGATCTTATGAAAGTTGTTTCTGCAGTTGTACTTTCGTTGTTTGTAGTAGCTAAGTGCG GATTTGCGGTCCCTCTGGAAAGCAATGTCGTCGGAGGTCATCGTTTCGgcaatgatgatgatggtagTGTCTACACCATCATTGTTCTCGGTGCTTCT ggAGACTTAGGAAAGAAACTGGTCTATCCAGCGTTATG GACTTTATTCcgagaaaatttattaccGAAAAATGTCCACATTGTTGGATACGCTCGTTCCGATTTGAGCGTGGAAAAAATACGCAAAAATGTGGATCCTTATGTCGTCGATAAAACCGACGGAAAGAAATACGATCAATTTTGGAGCGTCGTAAATCGATACGTTCGTGGCGGCTACGATGCCGATGACGACTGGATTAAATTAGATGCACAACTCAAAGAACTGGAGAAATCGGCACCGAAAGCCAATCGGCTATATTACATGGCACTTCCTTCCACTGTGTACCAACAGGCTATCGTACCGTTGAAAGCCCATGCCATGGCAAAGTC AGGCTGGACACGTATCGTTTTCGAGAAGCCATTCGGTGAAGATTCCGAAACGTCTGACATTTTATCGGCgcaaatagaaaaattattcaccgAAGACCAAATCTACCGGATGGATCATTTCTTGGGCAAAGAAGTCGTTCAAATGTTACTCGGTTTCCGGTTCGGGAACACTCTGTTCGAAAGTATTTGGGATCGCGAACATATTTCTGCCGTTCTGGTTGAGTTGAAAGAAGATTTTGGTACGTTGGGACGAGGTGGATATTTCGATAAAGCGGGTATCATACGGGACGTTATCCAAAATCACTTGCTGCAAGTGCTGACGATAATTGCAATGGAAAAACCACGGACCACCAACGCTGATGATATTCGCAACGAAAAGGTGAAACTGTTGAAAGCGATTCCTGCTATCAAATTAGAGGATGCGATTCTCGGCCAATACGTTGGCAATCCGAATGGAACCACAGATGATGAACGGACGGGCTATTTAGAAGACAAAACTTTGAAAGATCAGAATTCGATAACTTCAACGTATGGACTGATGAGTCTCAACGTGGAAAATGATCGCTGGAGGGGAGTTCCATTCTTCCTCAGATGCGGCAAAGCAATAAACGATCATCGAGCCGAAATtcgaattcaattcaaaaaggTTGCGGACGATATTTTCCATGGACAATCCAAAATGAATGAGTTAGTCATCCGCTTGTATCCGGACGAAGCCATTCGATTCCACGTCAATTTGAAGCAGCCAGGTTTCAATGATACGCTGCATCCAACGCAATTGAATCTTGTTTACAACGACAAATTTCCG GGCGCACAAATTCCCGAATCATATGAGAGATTGATTGGTGAAGTTCTTGACGGCTCGCAGGTGAATTTCGTACGATCCGATGAACTGTCCGAAGCGTGGAGAATATTCACTCCTCTTCttcatcaaattgaaaaacagCATCAGAAGCCTTACAGTTACGTATTTGGTTCTCGTGGACCCAGCGAAGCTGACCATTTCTTTGTGTCGCATGGATTCGAATCGGATCCCGACTTTACCTGGGATAAACCTTAG